In Gemmatimonadaceae bacterium, a single genomic region encodes these proteins:
- a CDS encoding serine hydrolase, giving the protein MSFLARLTAVAIAASAVFAPSPVEAQRADTIALHRTLDSLSRHFHGVLGYSIDNLDTGERLTLRGDETFSTASLIKVPILVTLYDLSEKGQISLDDQLTLLKIDQVPGSGVLQFMHPGMTLSVHDAAVLMSILSDNTATNLLLDKIVIRRVWQKMEALGLPHTKVHSKVFLRIASVAMDSSAKYGLGVTTPNEMARLFEMLANGKAVSPKADSAMLDILANNEDMESMQRTVSGLAVPHKTGATDSVRTECALFRLQSRVVACALTKQNADTRWVVDNEAQLALGKIGEAILRTWPRKPEHADDSR; this is encoded by the coding sequence ATGTCTTTCCTCGCGCGCCTAACCGCCGTCGCCATCGCTGCATCAGCGGTATTCGCTCCCTCACCCGTCGAAGCGCAGCGCGCGGATACGATCGCGCTGCACCGAACGCTCGATTCGCTCAGCCGGCACTTTCACGGCGTGCTCGGCTACTCGATCGACAACCTGGATACCGGCGAACGCCTAACGCTTCGGGGCGACGAGACCTTCTCGACGGCGAGTCTGATCAAGGTCCCGATCCTCGTCACTCTGTACGACCTGTCGGAGAAGGGGCAGATCTCGCTCGACGATCAGCTCACACTGCTCAAAATCGATCAGGTGCCAGGATCGGGCGTGTTGCAGTTCATGCATCCGGGAATGACGCTGAGCGTGCACGACGCAGCGGTGTTGATGAGCATTCTGAGCGACAACACGGCGACCAATCTCCTGCTCGACAAGATCGTCATTCGCCGCGTGTGGCAGAAAATGGAAGCTCTCGGACTCCCACACACGAAGGTCCACTCGAAAGTGTTCCTCCGGATAGCGAGTGTGGCCATGGACAGCTCCGCGAAATACGGACTCGGCGTCACGACACCGAACGAAATGGCGCGCTTGTTCGAGATGCTGGCGAACGGCAAGGCAGTGAGTCCAAAGGCAGACTCGGCGATGCTCGATATTCTCGCGAACAATGAGGATATGGAGAGCATGCAGCGAACGGTGTCCGGATTGGCGGTGCCTCATAAGACGGGCGCAACCGATTCGGTGCGGACCGAGTGCGCACTCTTTCGGCTGCAGAGCCGAGTCGTCGCGTGCGCGCTCACGAAACAAAATGCGGATACGCGATGGGTCGTGGACAACGAGGCACAGCTCGCGCTCGGCAAGATCGGAGAGGCGATACTGAGAACGTGGCCGCGCAAGCCGGAGCACGCCGACGATTCTCGTTGA
- a CDS encoding aminotransferase class V-fold PLP-dependent enzyme yields MGDPLLSFRGEFPILERTTYLVSNSLGAMPRAVPDRLAEYVDEWAELGVRAWAGEHGWWRKPVDVGDEIAPLIGAGPGEVVMVPNVTMGQATVLSSLEYSAPRNTIVMTELDFPSVRYVYESLAKRLGARINVVPSEDGISIDTERLLGAIDERTRLVAISHVLFRSAFVMAAEAICRRAHEVGALVSLDAFHSVGVMPVDVRRLGVDFLTGGVLKWLCGGPGGCFLYVAPHVSDRLSPALTGWQAHARPFAFEKTMEYADDAFRWLGGTPVVPALFAAIEGPRIIRRAGIDRIRAKSMRQTARLIELADAHGFRVTAPRDPERRGGTVALDVPHGHEVSETLLANDVLVDYRPNAGIRVAPHFYTSDAELERVVAMIADILESGDWREHQPST; encoded by the coding sequence ATGGGCGATCCGCTGCTCTCGTTTCGAGGGGAGTTTCCAATCCTCGAGCGCACCACGTATCTCGTGTCGAACTCATTAGGCGCGATGCCGCGGGCTGTTCCCGACCGGCTCGCCGAATACGTGGACGAGTGGGCTGAGCTAGGCGTGCGCGCGTGGGCCGGGGAGCACGGATGGTGGCGGAAGCCGGTCGACGTCGGCGACGAGATCGCGCCACTGATCGGCGCGGGCCCCGGCGAAGTCGTGATGGTGCCTAACGTCACGATGGGCCAGGCGACGGTACTGTCGTCGCTCGAGTATTCAGCGCCTCGCAATACGATCGTGATGACCGAGCTCGACTTTCCTTCGGTCCGTTACGTGTACGAGTCGCTCGCCAAGCGCCTCGGTGCGAGAATCAACGTTGTGCCCAGCGAGGATGGCATTTCCATCGATACGGAGCGGCTCCTCGGGGCGATCGACGAGCGCACGCGGCTCGTCGCGATCTCACACGTGCTCTTTCGCTCGGCGTTCGTCATGGCTGCGGAGGCGATCTGCCGGCGCGCGCACGAGGTCGGCGCGCTCGTGTCCCTGGATGCCTTCCATTCGGTGGGGGTCATGCCGGTAGACGTGCGGCGACTCGGAGTCGACTTCCTGACCGGCGGCGTGCTGAAATGGCTGTGCGGTGGCCCTGGCGGCTGTTTTCTCTACGTCGCACCACACGTCTCGGACCGCCTATCGCCGGCGCTCACCGGCTGGCAGGCACACGCGCGGCCGTTCGCTTTCGAGAAAACGATGGAATACGCCGACGACGCGTTTCGGTGGCTCGGCGGTACGCCGGTGGTTCCGGCGCTCTTTGCCGCGATCGAAGGGCCGCGCATCATCCGTCGCGCTGGCATCGATCGGATTCGCGCGAAGAGCATGCGCCAGACGGCGCGCCTGATCGAGCTCGCTGATGCGCATGGCTTTCGCGTCACCGCGCCGCGCGATCCGGAGCGGCGCGGCGGCACGGTGGCGTTGGATGTGCCGCACGGACACGAAGTGTCGGAGACTCTGCTCGCAAACGATGTGTTGGTCGATTATCGACCGAACGCCGGCATCCGTGTCGCGCCCCACTTCTACACGAGCGACGCGGAGCTCGAGCGCGTGGTGGCGATGATCGCCGACATTCTCGAGTCGGGCGACTGGCGTGAGCATCAACCTTCAACCTGA
- a CDS encoding APC family permease translates to MRDHETRDERELAPDGALIRAVGVWGLTAAIVNVTVGGGIFRLPSGVAASLGAAAPIAYVVCAIAMGLIVLCFAEAGSRVALTGGPYAYVEVAFGPFVGFLSGALLWAGVTAALAAVTSFFADSLVALLAAFAPPITSTVARVIVMLIILGGLTALNIRGVRGASRFNSAMTIAKLLPLAVLVVVGAFALQRTHLIWREAPSVGAIGRSSVLLIFAFLGVETALVPSGEVKDPARTVPRAVLLAIASIAVLYVAVQIVAQGVLGASLATSTTPVADAGGAVFGPWGRTLILVGSTVSMFGYVSGMTLAVPRMLFAFARDGFLPRSVAAVHPRFRTPYRAIAIQAVLVALLAASGSFEKLAIVANGAVLLVYATCCLATVALRRRDVRAGGVPFSIPAAGLVPWLALAILVALLATLQRGEWLAVLVVVAAAVVVFGVARSRRGPAIAESVGD, encoded by the coding sequence ATGCGCGACCATGAGACACGAGACGAGCGCGAGCTTGCGCCAGATGGCGCACTGATTCGCGCCGTCGGCGTTTGGGGACTGACCGCGGCCATCGTCAACGTAACGGTTGGCGGCGGCATTTTTCGTCTGCCATCAGGGGTCGCGGCATCGCTTGGCGCCGCCGCACCGATCGCATACGTCGTTTGCGCGATCGCCATGGGCCTCATCGTGCTCTGTTTCGCCGAGGCGGGAAGTCGTGTTGCCCTGACCGGTGGACCGTATGCGTACGTCGAGGTGGCGTTCGGGCCATTCGTCGGATTCCTGAGTGGCGCGTTGCTGTGGGCTGGAGTCACGGCGGCACTCGCTGCTGTTACGAGCTTCTTCGCCGATTCGCTCGTAGCGCTCCTCGCGGCGTTCGCACCACCAATCACTTCGACAGTCGCTCGCGTGATTGTGATGTTGATCATCCTCGGCGGGCTGACGGCGTTGAACATTCGGGGCGTTCGCGGCGCAAGCCGGTTCAACTCCGCGATGACGATTGCCAAACTGCTGCCGCTGGCCGTTCTAGTTGTCGTTGGTGCATTCGCCCTGCAGCGCACACACCTGATCTGGCGTGAAGCGCCCTCGGTTGGCGCGATCGGTCGAAGCTCCGTCCTGCTCATCTTTGCTTTCCTGGGCGTCGAGACGGCGCTGGTCCCGAGCGGAGAGGTGAAGGATCCCGCGCGCACGGTGCCGCGCGCAGTGCTTCTCGCGATCGCATCGATCGCCGTGCTATACGTGGCCGTGCAGATCGTGGCCCAGGGTGTTCTCGGCGCGAGCCTCGCGACGTCGACGACGCCAGTCGCGGACGCGGGGGGCGCCGTTTTCGGTCCATGGGGACGCACGCTGATCCTCGTTGGATCGACCGTGAGCATGTTCGGTTATGTCAGCGGGATGACCCTCGCCGTGCCGCGAATGCTCTTCGCTTTCGCGCGCGACGGATTCCTGCCCCGCAGCGTTGCTGCCGTACATCCTCGCTTCCGTACGCCGTACCGAGCGATCGCGATTCAAGCGGTGCTGGTCGCGCTGCTCGCGGCCTCCGGAAGCTTCGAGAAGCTCGCGATCGTGGCGAATGGAGCGGTGCTGCTCGTGTACGCGACCTGTTGTTTGGCGACGGTGGCGTTGCGTCGACGTGACGTGCGCGCAGGTGGCGTTCCCTTCAGCATCCCGGCGGCCGGACTCGTACCTTGGCTGGCCCTGGCAATCCTCGTGGCCCTACTGGCGACGCTCCAGCGGGGCGAATGGCTCGCGGTGCTCGTTGTCGTGGCCGCGGCGGTTGTCGTGTTCGGCGTCGCGCGGTCGCGCCGCGGCCCAGCGATCGCCGAGTCGGTCGGGGATTGA
- a CDS encoding patatin-like phospholipase family protein, with amino-acid sequence MVKQTGGNSGKRVALVLGGGGMKGFAHIGVLRALQEKGIKPTVYAGTSIGALIAAAAVGRMPVEEMARRAESLRRRDLFRINHFGMLLERMRSPSIYLEEPLRDLCRSIVPALKFSDLGAQLLVNTVDITRGTQLVWGLPGLRDVWVQDAVYSSCALPGFFPPGEVGGRLCVDGGVIDNLPVGAASVDADAVIAVDVGSSDLSPTNDIVTQGFASIYMRAATTMMHALQQYPLVRWDRPPMLLIRPKLGQDWLSFGNAAASMDEGYRKASLALQDFDAVLEQPGGVYPRRRVAIEVDKDKCIGCGLCVALAPAVMGMDGSGKAFARSRTADWSTADGDFVHHCPTCAIEVRKIERLTPSSSNPAQRGPTEADAA; translated from the coding sequence ATGGTAAAACAGACCGGCGGCAATAGCGGCAAGCGCGTGGCGCTCGTGTTGGGTGGCGGCGGAATGAAGGGTTTTGCGCACATCGGTGTGCTCCGCGCTCTCCAGGAAAAAGGAATCAAACCGACCGTATACGCGGGCACGAGCATCGGCGCGCTCATCGCCGCTGCTGCCGTCGGACGCATGCCCGTCGAGGAGATGGCGCGCCGCGCGGAGAGCCTCCGCCGCCGCGATCTCTTCCGCATCAATCATTTTGGAATGCTCCTCGAGCGAATGCGGTCTCCATCGATCTATCTCGAGGAGCCCCTCCGTGATCTCTGTCGCAGCATCGTCCCCGCGCTGAAGTTCAGCGATCTCGGTGCGCAATTGCTCGTCAATACCGTCGACATCACGCGCGGCACACAGCTCGTGTGGGGCTTGCCCGGGTTGCGTGACGTATGGGTGCAGGATGCGGTGTATTCGTCGTGTGCGCTGCCTGGTTTCTTTCCGCCGGGCGAAGTGGGTGGCCGCCTCTGCGTCGATGGCGGCGTGATCGACAATCTGCCGGTCGGTGCGGCCTCGGTCGACGCGGACGCCGTGATCGCGGTCGACGTCGGGAGCTCCGATCTCTCACCGACGAATGACATCGTGACACAAGGGTTCGCGTCGATCTACATGCGTGCCGCGACGACGATGATGCACGCGCTGCAGCAGTATCCGCTGGTTCGCTGGGACAGGCCGCCCATGCTTCTCATTCGTCCGAAGCTCGGCCAGGATTGGCTCTCGTTCGGCAACGCGGCGGCGAGCATGGACGAAGGGTATCGTAAGGCATCGCTGGCCCTGCAGGACTTCGACGCGGTCCTCGAACAGCCGGGCGGCGTTTATCCCCGCCGACGCGTCGCGATCGAGGTCGACAAGGATAAGTGCATCGGGTGCGGCCTCTGCGTGGCTCTCGCGCCCGCGGTCATGGGAATGGACGGGAGCGGCAAGGCGTTCGCGCGATCGCGCACCGCGGATTGGTCGACGGCCGACGGCGATTTCGTTCATCACTGCCCGACATGCGCGATCGAAGTGCGAAAGATCGAGCGCCTAACGCCGTCGTCGTCGAACCCGGCGCAGCGTGGTCCGACAGAGGCCGACGCGGCATAA
- a CDS encoding M20/M25/M40 family metallo-hydrolase produces MSDLDVIDPVDLAARIMEIDSTSGRESAVIDWMHGFLAGREWSVRRIPVSAGRDDVFAAPAPGDDFPRVTLSTHLDTVPPFIPPRLVGETLHGRGSCDAKGIAAAMVCAAERLRERGVPVGLLFVVGEETTHDGAHAANEFARARRGAAPVDSRVLINGEPTESTLAVGTKGAMRVFIRVAGQAAHSAYPHLGRSATRELVHLLAALDTVEFPRDELLGETTVNIGHLAGGIADNVMAPEAEARLMIRLVTSPDEVWQSIERWAAGRAEIERGPTVPPVRLGVVPGFATSVAAFATDIPELGEWGRPHLFGPGSIHVAHRDDEHVRIEELRAAVTAYERLVVAALSS; encoded by the coding sequence GTGTCAGATCTCGACGTCATCGATCCGGTCGATCTTGCCGCACGCATCATGGAGATCGACTCTACCAGCGGTCGTGAGAGTGCGGTGATCGATTGGATGCACGGCTTCTTGGCCGGGCGTGAATGGTCGGTGCGGCGCATACCGGTGTCAGCCGGGCGCGACGATGTATTCGCCGCACCCGCCCCGGGAGATGACTTTCCGCGTGTTACGCTCTCCACGCACCTCGACACCGTCCCGCCGTTCATTCCGCCGCGCCTCGTTGGCGAAACGTTACATGGTCGCGGGTCGTGCGACGCGAAGGGCATCGCGGCCGCGATGGTCTGCGCCGCGGAACGACTCCGCGAGCGCGGCGTGCCTGTGGGGCTCCTCTTCGTCGTCGGCGAGGAGACGACGCACGACGGCGCACATGCCGCGAACGAATTTGCTCGGGCCCGTCGTGGGGCGGCCCCGGTCGATTCGCGAGTACTCATCAACGGAGAGCCCACCGAGAGCACGCTCGCGGTGGGGACCAAAGGCGCGATGCGCGTGTTCATTCGCGTTGCCGGGCAGGCCGCGCACTCCGCGTATCCGCATCTGGGCCGGTCGGCGACCCGCGAGCTGGTCCACCTGCTCGCAGCGCTCGATACTGTCGAATTTCCGCGCGACGAGTTACTCGGCGAGACGACAGTCAACATCGGTCATCTCGCTGGCGGCATTGCCGACAACGTGATGGCGCCCGAGGCGGAGGCCCGGTTGATGATTCGCCTCGTCACGTCGCCTGACGAGGTGTGGCAGTCGATCGAGCGATGGGCCGCGGGTCGCGCCGAAATCGAGCGCGGACCGACGGTGCCACCGGTCAGGCTCGGTGTCGTTCCCGGTTTCGCGACGTCGGTTGCCGCGTTCGCGACGGACATTCCCGAGCTCGGCGAGTGGGGACGGCCGCATCTGTTCGGGCCGGGATCGATTCACGTCGCACATCGCGACGATGAGCATGTGCGAATCGAGGAACTGCGAGCGGCGGTGACGGCCTACGAGCGGCTCGTCGTCGCAGCGTTGTCCTCGTGA
- the acnA gene encoding aconitate hydratase AcnA — protein MPSNSFGSRATLDVDGQRFTIFRLDVLRQLRGNTADRLPFSLKILLENLLRNEDDAFVKRTDVEALATWNVQGRVQKEIAFRTSRVLLQDFTGVPAVVDLAAMRDAIVKLGGDAQRINPLQPVDLVIDHSVQVDEYGTDAAYLINTGLEVDRNKERYVFLRWGQEAFRNFRVVPPGTGICHQVNLEYLAKTVFTSKEDGETIAYPDSLVGTDSHTTMVNGLGVLGWGVGGIEAEAAMLGQPVSMLIPEVVGFKLHGRLPAGATATDLVLTATQMLRQKKVVGKFVEFYGTGLTGLPLADRATIANMAPEYGATMGFFPVDEETLKYLRLTGRPEAHVRLVEAYTKEQGLFRTDATPDPVFSDTLELDLGTVEPSLAGPKRPQDRVPLRAAKQMYRDALETDLAKIGSPAGGSDARRASQEGGSAAVAGTAVLDEPAAEQAGVKVEYKGETFTLRHGAVVIAAITSCTNTSNPAVMLAAGMLARNAVKRGLTVKPWVKTSTAPGSRVVSEYYKASGLQQYLDKLGFQIVGYGCTTCIGNSGPLPDPIAKAIEDNKLVTCAVLSGNRNFEGRVNPLTRFNYLASPPLVVAYALAGRMDIDLTKEPLGVGRDGPVFLRDIWPAPPEVQDEINRSVKSDFFKTQYADVFRGDELWQKLEVPHGETFAWDGNSTYVKNPPYFSGMGMEAPGVRSITGARALALLGDSITTDHISPAGNIPGASPAGKWLVAHGVQRKDFNSYGARRGNHEVMMRGTFANIRLRNEMVPGTEGGYTALTPGGEPTFIYDAAMEYQKHGTPLVVVAGKEYGTGSSRDWAAKGTILLGVRAVIAESFERIHRSNLVGMGVLPLEFTNGETRQSLNLSGFETYDIVGLDASLRPRAALVVRAKDSNGTKEFKVLARIDTPEEMQYYRHGGILPYVLRQLVGRR, from the coding sequence ATGCCTTCCAATTCCTTTGGCAGTCGCGCAACGCTCGACGTCGATGGTCAACGATTCACCATTTTTCGTCTGGACGTCCTACGCCAACTCCGCGGAAACACCGCTGACCGGCTCCCTTTCAGCCTCAAAATCCTTCTCGAGAACCTGCTACGAAACGAGGACGACGCGTTCGTAAAGCGAACCGATGTCGAAGCATTGGCGACGTGGAATGTTCAAGGCAGGGTCCAGAAAGAGATCGCGTTTCGTACGAGCCGCGTCCTGTTGCAAGACTTCACTGGCGTGCCCGCCGTCGTCGACCTCGCCGCGATGCGCGATGCGATCGTCAAGCTCGGCGGCGACGCACAACGCATCAATCCGCTCCAGCCGGTCGACCTCGTCATCGATCACTCGGTGCAAGTCGACGAATACGGTACGGACGCCGCGTATCTCATCAATACCGGCCTCGAGGTCGATCGCAATAAGGAGCGATACGTCTTCCTTCGATGGGGCCAGGAAGCATTCCGCAACTTCCGCGTCGTGCCTCCGGGCACCGGCATCTGTCATCAGGTGAATCTCGAGTATCTCGCGAAGACGGTGTTCACGTCGAAGGAAGACGGCGAGACGATCGCATATCCCGATTCGCTGGTCGGCACGGATTCGCACACGACCATGGTGAACGGTCTCGGCGTGCTCGGTTGGGGTGTTGGCGGCATCGAAGCCGAAGCCGCCATGCTCGGCCAGCCTGTGTCGATGCTCATTCCCGAAGTGGTCGGCTTCAAGTTGCACGGCCGACTGCCCGCGGGCGCGACGGCAACCGACCTCGTGCTCACGGCAACCCAGATGCTTCGGCAGAAGAAGGTCGTCGGCAAGTTTGTCGAGTTTTATGGAACGGGCCTGACGGGCCTGCCGCTCGCGGATCGCGCGACCATCGCCAACATGGCGCCCGAGTATGGCGCGACCATGGGCTTCTTCCCTGTCGATGAGGAAACGCTCAAGTACCTGCGCCTGACTGGTCGACCGGAGGCACACGTTCGGCTCGTCGAGGCCTATACGAAGGAGCAGGGCCTCTTCCGCACCGACGCGACGCCGGACCCCGTGTTCAGTGACACGCTGGAGCTCGATCTCGGTACGGTGGAACCGAGTCTCGCTGGCCCCAAGCGTCCGCAGGACCGAGTACCGCTGCGGGCCGCGAAGCAGATGTACCGCGACGCGTTGGAGACAGACCTCGCCAAGATTGGCTCGCCGGCCGGCGGCAGCGATGCGAGGCGCGCGTCACAGGAGGGCGGATCAGCTGCGGTGGCGGGCACCGCGGTCCTCGACGAGCCAGCCGCGGAACAGGCCGGCGTCAAGGTAGAGTATAAGGGAGAGACCTTCACGCTGCGCCACGGTGCTGTCGTCATCGCCGCGATCACCAGCTGCACGAACACGTCGAACCCCGCCGTCATGCTTGCCGCGGGCATGCTCGCGCGCAATGCGGTGAAGCGTGGCCTAACGGTGAAGCCGTGGGTCAAGACGTCGACGGCGCCAGGCTCACGTGTCGTATCCGAGTACTACAAGGCATCTGGCCTCCAGCAATACCTCGACAAGCTCGGCTTCCAGATCGTCGGCTATGGCTGCACGACGTGTATCGGTAACTCCGGCCCATTGCCGGACCCGATCGCGAAAGCGATCGAAGATAACAAGCTCGTCACCTGCGCCGTGCTGTCGGGCAATCGCAACTTCGAGGGCCGCGTGAATCCGTTGACGCGCTTCAACTATCTCGCGTCACCACCGCTCGTCGTTGCCTACGCGCTGGCCGGGCGCATGGACATCGATCTCACGAAGGAGCCGTTAGGCGTTGGTCGCGATGGACCCGTGTTCCTCCGCGACATCTGGCCAGCGCCTCCCGAGGTACAGGACGAGATCAATCGCAGCGTCAAGAGCGATTTTTTCAAAACGCAGTACGCCGACGTATTTCGCGGTGATGAGCTCTGGCAAAAGCTCGAGGTGCCGCACGGTGAGACGTTCGCGTGGGACGGCAATTCCACCTATGTGAAGAATCCGCCGTACTTCAGCGGCATGGGCATGGAAGCGCCGGGCGTTCGCTCGATCACCGGAGCACGCGCGCTCGCATTGTTAGGCGACTCGATCACCACCGATCACATCTCGCCCGCGGGCAACATTCCCGGCGCGAGTCCCGCAGGGAAGTGGCTCGTCGCACATGGCGTGCAGCGAAAGGATTTCAATTCCTATGGCGCCCGCCGCGGGAATCACGAGGTGATGATGCGTGGCACCTTCGCCAACATCCGCCTGCGGAACGAGATGGTGCCTGGTACGGAGGGTGGCTACACGGCGCTGACACCCGGCGGCGAGCCGACGTTCATCTACGACGCGGCGATGGAGTATCAGAAACATGGAACGCCGCTCGTCGTGGTGGCCGGCAAGGAATACGGCACCGGCTCGTCACGTGATTGGGCGGCGAAAGGCACGATCCTCCTCGGGGTCCGCGCCGTGATCGCCGAATCGTTCGAGCGAATCCACCGGTCCAACCTCGTTGGTATGGGTGTGCTTCCACTGGAGTTCACGAACGGCGAAACTCGCCAATCGCTGAACCTCTCCGGCTTCGAGACGTACGACATCGTCGGCCTCGACGCGTCGCTGCGGCCTCGCGCCGCGCTCGTCGTTCGCGCGAAGGATTCGAATGGTACGAAGGAATTCAAGGTTCTCGCGAGAATCGATACGCCGGAAGAAATGCAGTATTACCGCCACGGCGGCATTCTCCCATATGTCTTGCGCCAGCTCGTTGGGCGCCGATGA
- a CDS encoding YMGG-like glycine zipper-containing protein, producing the protein MAISLVACGGSKGSAADDALKNDLNLASQVQAYQPQQFMSPTEQGMNPYAANPNGYPTANAPYGYPQQVQTVARSPYPAATRRSSTGVSRSSGSSGTYSRQPAEPVRNTKRDAVIGAAAGAVLGAGTSRDKLKGAIIGAAAGGILGGIIGHTVDVKNP; encoded by the coding sequence ATGGCTATCAGCCTTGTCGCGTGCGGGGGCAGCAAGGGGAGCGCGGCAGACGATGCGCTGAAAAACGACCTCAATCTGGCGTCCCAGGTCCAGGCGTATCAGCCGCAGCAGTTCATGTCGCCAACGGAGCAGGGGATGAATCCGTACGCCGCGAATCCCAATGGGTATCCGACGGCGAATGCGCCATATGGCTATCCGCAGCAGGTTCAGACGGTTGCCCGGTCGCCATATCCGGCGGCGACTCGGCGGTCATCGACCGGCGTGTCGCGCTCGTCGGGATCCTCGGGCACGTACTCGCGGCAGCCGGCGGAGCCGGTTCGCAACACCAAGCGTGACGCCGTGATTGGCGCGGCCGCAGGTGCCGTCCTCGGTGCCGGCACGAGCCGCGACAAGCTCAAGGGCGCTATCATCGGGGCGGCGGCTGGGGGCATCCTCGGGGGCATCATCGGCCACACCGTGGACGTCAAGAATCCTTAG
- a CDS encoding redoxin domain-containing protein, whose product MEAYRDQYATLFNNGKKVVVLGVSVDPDTTLANWARESSFPVLFGSDPGQKVGKLYGSTRGDLDTRNLFVIGPDGRIVFKQVPVNVLSQQEYADLAKAVARSVGTTVTGATK is encoded by the coding sequence ATGGAGGCGTACCGTGATCAGTACGCCACGCTCTTCAACAACGGCAAGAAAGTCGTCGTTCTGGGTGTGAGTGTCGATCCCGACACTACGCTCGCGAACTGGGCTCGCGAATCGAGCTTCCCCGTGCTGTTTGGCAGTGATCCGGGTCAGAAAGTTGGAAAGCTATATGGCTCGACCCGCGGCGACCTCGATACGCGGAATCTCTTCGTCATCGGACCTGACGGGCGCATCGTTTTCAAGCAAGTTCCCGTGAATGTTCTCTCGCAGCAGGAGTACGCGGATCTTGCCAAGGCAGTGGCTCGCTCGGTCGGCACGACGGTGACTGGAGCCACGAAGTAA
- a CDS encoding DUF4147 domain-containing protein: MAIPRNLLIQLYDAAVAGAATGPVTTRGVEALGIARERPVWIFSFGKAAHAMAAAAVASLQRALNQIVGGLIVAPNEAPAPYGTLVVMPGDHPAPGARSFAAAQRIGEVASRMKSEDVALVLVSGGASSLIAGPLRGMTEGEVTDLFEVLLASGLDIGAVNAVRRRFTRWGGGRLALAISPAAAHCLAVSDVPGDDLATIGSGPSVPDPSTADDVIEILEDAKLLDRIPKSFRRYVNDVSRGAEPETPKAGHPAFAHGTARVIANNRGALDAAAERARSLGAAAVYVVDAPLVGEAAPAGEAIARWLLELRAKGAPPAGTHAPRVAIWGGETTVTLRAASARRGATPTSVPPGGRCQELALAVARTLHEAGERARGIALLAAGTDGRDGTTDAAGAFVDATTWTAIQNAGLDATTALAQHASNGVLAAINALYSPGATGTNVMDVVIGIIDSPDQ; encoded by the coding sequence GTGGCTATTCCTCGTAACCTGCTGATCCAACTCTACGACGCGGCCGTCGCGGGCGCGGCGACCGGCCCCGTGACGACGCGCGGCGTCGAGGCGCTCGGCATCGCACGCGAACGGCCGGTGTGGATCTTCTCGTTTGGCAAGGCGGCGCACGCGATGGCGGCCGCAGCCGTCGCATCGCTCCAGCGCGCACTCAACCAGATCGTCGGCGGCTTGATCGTGGCGCCTAACGAAGCGCCCGCTCCGTATGGCACGCTCGTTGTCATGCCTGGCGATCATCCTGCGCCTGGAGCTCGATCCTTTGCCGCCGCCCAGCGAATCGGCGAGGTCGCGTCGCGCATGAAAAGCGAGGACGTCGCACTCGTTCTCGTGAGTGGTGGCGCGTCGAGCCTCATCGCCGGACCCCTTCGCGGCATGACCGAAGGCGAGGTCACCGACCTCTTCGAGGTGCTGCTGGCTTCTGGCCTGGACATCGGCGCGGTCAACGCCGTCCGACGTCGCTTCACGCGATGGGGCGGCGGCCGCCTCGCGCTCGCTATCTCCCCCGCGGCCGCGCACTGCCTCGCCGTATCCGACGTCCCCGGTGACGATCTCGCGACCATCGGCTCGGGGCCGAGCGTGCCCGATCCCTCGACGGCCGATGACGTCATCGAGATTCTCGAGGACGCCAAGCTACTCGACCGCATTCCGAAGTCGTTCCGCCGTTATGTGAACGACGTCTCGCGCGGCGCGGAGCCGGAGACACCGAAGGCCGGTCACCCGGCCTTCGCGCATGGAACCGCACGTGTCATCGCGAACAATCGTGGCGCTCTGGATGCAGCCGCCGAGCGGGCGCGGTCGTTAGGCGCTGCCGCTGTCTACGTCGTCGACGCGCCGCTGGTCGGCGAAGCCGCGCCCGCCGGCGAGGCGATTGCGCGGTGGCTCCTCGAGCTTCGCGCCAAGGGCGCGCCGCCGGCAGGAACGCACGCTCCGCGAGTCGCAATCTGGGGTGGAGAGACGACCGTCACCTTACGCGCAGCATCTGCACGTCGTGGCGCGACCCCCACTTCTGTCCCGCCGGGCGGACGCTGTCAGGAGCTCGCACTCGCGGTCGCCCGCACTTTACATGAGGCCGGCGAGCGTGCGCGTGGAATCGCGCTGCTTGCTGCCGGCACCGACGGACGCGATGGGACGACGGATGCCGCCGGGGCATTCGTCGACGCGACGACGTGGACCGCGATTCAGAATGCCGGTCTCGATGCGACGACGGCGCTTGCGCAGCACGCGTCGAATGGTGTGCTCGCTGCGATCAACGCACTCTATTCTCCCGGTGCGACCGGCACGAACGTCATGGACGTGGTGATCGGCATAATCGACAGCCCCGATCAGTAG